A part of Palaemon carinicauda isolate YSFRI2023 chromosome 8, ASM3689809v2, whole genome shotgun sequence genomic DNA contains:
- the LOC137645856 gene encoding mucin-2-like, translating into MAVKWEVVLVTVVAVLVGVVFAAIPGPKDPRYPDYIVDPKVICTQEGVFPHPRNCSWYYRCVDRMNIGYYHIYYFECEPGTIFADELDQCVFPFLADKPCGSGQIVTTVIVQSSTVFALNPANTAQLPPITKFSAVPSTVVITAPPTTVIVPQTLTTVFEGQVTTVVPQTGQNSPTTVIVGPVTSIAYTTVNLRPLIPITITSQVPSTLVSTGFPTTVIAPPTLSTVIPGQVTTVIPFPKQTLTTLVIGTYTTVVSYPVSTVALPPITITSQVPAVTVLTGLSTTILAPPTISTVIPGQVTTVYPPNPIYTTVISGTSTTVVSYPVATVALPPITITSQVPAATVLTGLPSTIIAPPTLSTVIPGQVTTVYPLNTPGTTTTVIIGASTTFVSYPVSTVALPAKIITSQVPSVIVLTGLPTTVIAPPTLTTVIPGQVTTVYPPNTPGITTTVISGTSTNIVSYPVATVALPPITITSQVPAATVLTGLPTTVIAPPTLTTVIPGQVTTVYPPNTPGTTTTVISGTSTTVVSYPVATVALPPITITSQVPAATVLTGLPSTIIAPPTLSTVIPGQVTTVYPPNTPGTTTTVISGTSTTVVSYPVATVALPPITITSQVPAATVLTGLPSTIIAPPTLSTVIPGQVTTVYPPNTPGTTTTVISGTSTNIVSYPVSTVALPAITITGQVPAVTVVTGLVTTVIAPPTISTVIPGQVTTIYPINYPVTLTTVIVNAATTVVQTPVNTISLLPITITSQVERTSIILGFPTTVIAGSFSTTVPGQTTTVVPYPSTTVIIGVVTTVVTKYVSTSVPGPITLTSDVPYNSVITAGPTTIIYDGTTNVIPGQVTTYVPHQIIPTELPTPTPTQSPIETTTPPDPTTLCQFIGDDCKTYNVCQPARQTLNLCRGCHISQAFVTASDLGCVGGFLYNKDANRCEPKPENSTLCPAGGSVDVTGTYTFRCSADKTRPDEPWIRKQFCDPYVLCSPEGIFQGTKSLCTNFYQCYQTESGGWTSELRNCVGESLYSFEEDKCVPKPTPEELCFK; encoded by the exons atgGCGGTGAAGTGGGAGGTGGTGCTGGTAACAGTTGTTGCCGTTTTGGTGGGTGTTGTTTTTGCGGCAATTCCCGGACCGAAAG ATCCCCGTTATCCTGATTACATAGTTGATCCCAAAGTCATCTGCACCCAAGAAGGCGTATTTCCTCACCCAAGGAACTGTAGCTGGTATTACAG GTGTGTTGACCGCATGAATATTGGTTACTACCATATTTACTACTTTGAATGTGAGCCTGGAACCATCTTTGCTGATGAATTAGACCAGTGtgtatttccattcctcgctgacAAACCTTGTGGTAGTGGTCAAATAGTGACAACGGTTATTGTTCAGTCATCTACTGTATTTGCTCTGAACCCtgcaaatactgcgcagttaccaCCAATTACTAAATTTAGTGCAGTTCCATCCACTGTAGTTATAACAGCTCCACCAACAACTGTCATCGTTCCTCAAACACTCACTACAGTTTTTGAAGGACAGGTTACTACTGTTGTTCCTCAGACAGGGCAAAATTCTCCAACCACTGTGATTGTGGGACCTGTCACCAGTATTGCATACACAACAGTTAACCTAAGGCCTCTTATACCTATTACAATAACAAGTCAAGTTCCTTCTACTTTAGTGAGCACAGGATTTCCAACGACAGTCATAGCTCCTCCAACACTCTCCACAGTTATTCCAGGGCAAGTGACAACAGTTATTCCGTTCCCTAAACAAACTTTGACAACTCTGGTCATTGGAACATATACAACTGTTGTATCATACCCTGTTTCTACAGTTGCTTTGCCTCCAATAACTATTACAAGTCAAGTTCCAGCAGTGACAGTACTTACAGGTTTATCAACAACAATTCTAGCGCCACCAACAATCTCAACTGTCATTCCAGGACAAGTTACAACTGTATATCCACCAAACCCGATATACACAACTGTGATCTCTGGAACTTCTACAACTGTTGTATCATACCCTGTTGCTACAGTTGCTTTGCCTCCGATAACTATCACAAGTCAAGTTCCAGCAGCAACAGTATTAACGGGTTTACCATCAACAATTATAGCACCACCAACACTCTCAACTGTCATTCCAGGGCAAGTTACAACTGTTTATCCACTAAACACCCCAGGAACAACTACAACTGTGATCATTGGAGCTTCTACAACTTTTGTATCATACCCTGTTTCTACAGTTGCTTTGCCTGCAAAGATTATCACAAGCCAGGTTCCATCTGTAATAGTGTTAACAGGTTTGCCAACAACGGTTATAGCACCACCAACACTCACAACTGTCATTCCAGGGCAAGTTACAACTGTTTATCCACCAAACACCCCAGGAATAACTACAACTGTGATCTCTGGAACTTCTACAAATATTGTATCATACCCTGTTGCTACAGTTGCTTTGCCTCCGATAACTATCACAAGTCAAGTTCCAGCAGCAACAGTATTAACAGGTTTGCCAACAACGGTTATAGCACCACCAACACTCACAACCGTCATTCCAGGGCAAGTTACAACTGTTTATCCACCAAACACCCCAGGAACAACTACAACTGTGATCTCTGGAACTTCTACAACTGTTGTATCATACCCTGTTGCTACAGTTGCTTTGCCTCCGATAACTATCACAAGTCAAGTTCCAGCAGCAACAGTATTAACGGGTTTACCATCAACAATTATAGCACCACCAACACTCTCAACTGTCATTCCAGGGCAAGTTACAACTGTTTATCCACCAAACACCCCAGGAACAACTACAACTGTGATCTCTGGAACTTCTACAACTGTTGTATCATACCCTGTTGCTACAGTTGCTTTGCCTCCGATAACTATCACAAGTCAAGTTCCAGCAGCAACAGTATTAACGGGTTTACCATCAACAATTATAGCACCACCAACACTCTCAACTGTCATTCCAGGGCAAGTTACAACTGTTTATCCACCAAACACCCCAGGAACAACTACAACTGTGATCTCTGGAACTTCTACAAATATTGTATCATACCCAGTTTCTACAGTTGCTTTGCCTGCAATAACTATCACAGGCCAGGTTCCAGCTGTAACAGTGGTAACAGGTTTGGTAACAACGGTTATAGCACCACCAACAATTTCTACCGTTATACCAGGACAGGTTACTACAATCTATCCAATAAATTATCCAGTAACCCTCACTACAGTTATTGTAAATGCAGCAACTACGGTTGTTCAAACTCCAGTCAATACTATCTCTCTTCTACCAATTACTATCACAAGTCAGGTGGAAAGGACATCAATAATCCTTGGCTTCCCAACGACAGTAATTGCAGGGTCCTTTAGCACTACTGTTCCAGGACAGACAACCACAGTCGTCCCTTACCCTTCAACAACAGTAATTATAGGGGTTGTAACCACAGTTGTAACTAAGTATGTTAGCACTTCTGTTCCTGGCCCAATAACCCTCACGAGTGATGTACCATATAATTCTGTTATTACTGCAGGACCAACAACTATCATCTATGATGGAACCACCAATGTTATTCCAGGCCAGGTCACCACTTATGTTCCACATCAAATTATTCCTACAGAACTTCCAACTCCTACTCCTACTCAATCCCCTATTGAAACAACAACACCGCCTGACCCAACCACTCTGTGTCAGTTCATTGGAGATGATTGCAAGACCTACAATGTATGCCAGCCTGCACGACAAACACTGAATCTCTGTCGTGGATGTCATATTAGCCAGGCATTTGTCACAGCCTCTGATCTTGGATGCGTCGGTGGTTTCTTGTATAATAAGGATGCAAACCGTTGTGAACCTAAACCTGAAA ACAGCACTCTATGTCCTGCTGGAGGGTCTGTGGATGTCACTGGAACTTACACTTTCCGATGCAGCGCCGACAAGACTCGACCTGACGAGCCCTGGATAAGAAAACAATTCTGTGATCCTTACGTTCTATGTAGTCCCGAGGGTATTTTCCAG GGAACCAAATCATTATGCACAAACTTCTATCAGTGTTACCAGACTGAGTCAGGAGGATGGACGTCAGAGCTGAGGAACTGCGTTGGGGAAAGCCTTTACAGCTTCGAGGAGGATAAATGTGTCCCTAAACCTACAC ctgAAGAATTGTGTTTCAAGTAA